Proteins co-encoded in one Polynucleobacter sp. MG-6-Vaara-E2 genomic window:
- a CDS encoding lipid asymmetry maintenance protein MlaB, whose translation MPFLLPQTVTQENALQLQKEGLLNSATLKTIDCSALKDFDSTVLTVLLAWQKKLRADGQSLSIQSPPEKLKVLANVYGVSALLGL comes from the coding sequence ATGCCTTTTCTTTTGCCTCAAACTGTTACACAAGAAAATGCTCTGCAGTTGCAGAAAGAGGGTTTGCTCAATTCCGCCACATTAAAAACAATCGACTGCTCCGCGCTCAAAGATTTTGATTCGACCGTTTTGACTGTGTTACTAGCTTGGCAAAAAAAGTTGCGGGCTGATGGTCAATCCCTGTCAATTCAGAGTCCTCCTGAGAAACTCAAAGTGTTAGCCAATGTATATGGCGTCTCAGCATTGCTAGGTTTGTAA
- a CDS encoding ABC transporter ATP-binding protein, with product MHSAISIKNISKQYGALQALDDVSLVIEPGEFFGLLGPNGAGKTTLISILAGLVRADMGHAEILGADVQASFREARRMLGVVPQELVFDPFFTVRETLRFQSGYFGIRNNDAWIDEIMANLDLTGKADSNMRALSGGMKRRVLVAQALVHRPPVIILDEPTAGVDVELRQSLWQFISRLNQDGHTIVLTTHYLEEAEALCQRIAMLKQGKIVALDTTANLLARYGSVKKDGEGKTDLEEVFVNIMSGGAL from the coding sequence ATGCATTCAGCAATATCCATTAAAAATATATCCAAGCAATACGGGGCGCTTCAAGCGCTAGATGATGTTTCATTAGTAATTGAGCCTGGCGAGTTTTTTGGTCTTCTAGGTCCAAATGGTGCTGGCAAAACTACTCTCATTTCCATCTTGGCTGGCTTGGTACGAGCGGACATGGGCCATGCAGAAATTTTGGGCGCTGATGTTCAGGCCTCGTTTCGCGAGGCGCGTCGTATGTTGGGTGTTGTTCCTCAAGAACTAGTATTCGATCCGTTTTTTACTGTCCGAGAGACTCTGCGTTTTCAGTCTGGTTACTTTGGCATTCGAAATAATGATGCTTGGATTGACGAGATCATGGCTAACTTAGATCTCACCGGTAAAGCCGACAGCAATATGCGTGCATTATCTGGTGGCATGAAGCGCCGTGTATTGGTTGCGCAAGCTTTAGTTCATCGCCCACCAGTGATTATTTTGGATGAGCCAACGGCTGGAGTTGACGTGGAGTTACGTCAATCTCTGTGGCAGTTTATTAGCCGTTTGAATCAAGATGGTCACACCATTGTGTTGACTACGCATTACTTGGAAGAAGCCGAAGCATTGTGTCAACGGATTGCAATGCTTAAGCAAGGCAAGATTGTTGCCTTGGATACAACGGCTAATTTACTTGCGCGTTATGGCTCAGTGAAAAAAGATGGTGAAGGCAAAACTGATCTCGAAGAGGTATTTGTCAACATCATGTCTGGGGGCGCATTATGA
- a CDS encoding phospholipid-binding protein MlaC, whose protein sequence is MKSCKWISKYLSMTLLFVSGALFAQVPDQATPPDALIKMVVTDVMASVKADPEIQKGNIPKIVDLVEKKIVPYTDMRRTTEMAMGPNWKKATPEQQAQLTSEFKGLLIRTYSGALSQLRDQTVQFKALRAAPDDKEVVVKTVVLGRGDPVPLDYRLEKTDKGWKVYDMNIMGVWLVEAYRNQFSNQISQNGIEGLVKFLQDRNKQLATAKPAN, encoded by the coding sequence ATGAAGAGTTGCAAATGGATTTCTAAATACCTGAGCATGACTTTGCTATTCGTTTCTGGCGCACTCTTTGCGCAGGTTCCTGATCAAGCAACCCCTCCAGACGCTTTAATTAAGATGGTCGTTACAGATGTGATGGCCTCTGTTAAGGCGGATCCAGAAATCCAAAAAGGCAATATCCCAAAAATCGTTGATTTGGTTGAAAAGAAAATTGTTCCCTATACCGATATGCGCCGTACTACTGAAATGGCGATGGGCCCAAATTGGAAAAAAGCAACGCCTGAACAGCAGGCACAACTTACTTCAGAATTTAAAGGCCTGCTTATCCGCACTTATTCTGGTGCTCTCAGTCAATTGCGTGATCAAACTGTGCAGTTCAAAGCCCTACGTGCAGCCCCAGACGACAAAGAGGTAGTTGTGAAAACGGTTGTTCTTGGCCGTGGTGATCCGGTGCCTTTAGATTATCGCTTGGAGAAGACCGATAAAGGCTGGAAGGTATATGACATGAACATTATGGGTGTTTGGTTAGTTGAGGCCTATCGCAATCAGTTTTCAAATCAGATTAGTCAAAATGGTATTGAAGGTCTTGTGAAGTTTTTACAGGATCGCAACAAACAGTTGGCTACAGCTAAGCCAGCAAATTAA
- the mlaD gene encoding outer membrane lipid asymmetry maintenance protein MlaD, with product MRKSAIDIWVGIFVAIGLLAALFLALKVGNMNAVSFAPTYKISARFDNIGGLKPRAPVKSAGVVVGRIANISFDDKTYQATVVMTIEESYKFPKDSSAKILTSGLLGEQYIGLEAGGSDDMLANGEKIAQTQSAIVLENLISQFLYNKAADSGQEKSVAK from the coding sequence ATGAGAAAAAGCGCAATTGATATCTGGGTAGGAATTTTTGTTGCCATTGGTTTATTGGCCGCTTTATTTCTTGCATTAAAAGTTGGCAATATGAATGCAGTGTCATTTGCGCCTACTTACAAAATTTCAGCCCGCTTTGACAATATCGGCGGCTTGAAACCACGCGCCCCTGTAAAGAGTGCTGGTGTAGTGGTGGGGCGTATCGCTAATATCTCATTTGATGACAAAACCTATCAAGCGACTGTTGTGATGACTATCGAAGAGTCCTATAAGTTTCCCAAGGATTCATCCGCAAAGATTTTGACCTCAGGCCTACTGGGCGAGCAGTATATTGGCCTTGAGGCTGGCGGATCTGATGATATGTTGGCGAATGGCGAAAAGATTGCGCAAACGCAATCAGCCATTGTTCTTGAGAATTTAATTAGTCAATTCTTGTATAACAAAGCTGCTGATAGTGGCCAAGAGAAGAGCGTAGCAAAGTAA
- a CDS encoding VacJ family lipoprotein codes for MFFAAKPFSKIRQFVLLCMVAVLVGCASIPAGVEPSPNDPWEPFNRSVFEFNEGLDAYLLKPVVAGYRFVLPEFVRDGIYNFFSNYNDIYNVAYNLLQGKPGYAFNDLMRVVVNTTMGLGGFIDLATPGGLEKHREDWGQTLGVWGVPSGPYVVLPFFGPSNVRDTFGTVADLESDYLFKYVKDVGLRNSITGLRVVNARNTYYEAGDLLDGAAIDKYSFMRDAYIQRREYQINEGRDDEEPQMPVYENPYE; via the coding sequence ATGTTTTTTGCAGCCAAGCCCTTTAGCAAAATTCGGCAATTTGTCTTACTCTGTATGGTTGCTGTATTGGTGGGATGCGCCTCTATTCCTGCTGGTGTAGAGCCTTCACCAAACGATCCATGGGAACCTTTTAACCGTTCCGTTTTTGAATTTAATGAAGGCCTTGATGCTTACTTGTTAAAGCCAGTAGTAGCGGGATACCGATTTGTATTGCCTGAGTTTGTGCGCGATGGTATCTATAACTTCTTTAGTAACTACAACGACATCTATAACGTTGCATACAACTTGCTGCAGGGTAAGCCGGGCTATGCCTTTAATGATTTAATGCGTGTTGTTGTCAATACGACGATGGGTTTAGGTGGCTTTATTGATTTGGCGACACCAGGAGGTCTTGAGAAGCACAGAGAAGACTGGGGTCAAACCCTTGGCGTGTGGGGAGTTCCTTCTGGCCCCTATGTTGTTCTGCCTTTCTTTGGGCCAAGCAACGTGCGAGATACCTTTGGAACTGTTGCCGATCTAGAGTCTGATTACCTTTTCAAATATGTAAAAGATGTCGGTCTTCGTAACAGTATTACTGGTTTGCGCGTGGTCAACGCACGAAATACCTATTACGAAGCTGGAGATCTTTTAGACGGCGCCGCAATTGATAAATATAGCTTTATGCGTGATGCCTATATTCAAAGACGTGAGTATCAAATTAATGAGGGTCGAGATGATGAAGAACCTCAGATGCCTGTTTACGAAAATCCTTATGAGTAA